In one Natronosalvus amylolyticus genomic region, the following are encoded:
- the guaA gene encoding glutamine-hydrolyzing GMP synthase yields MVDTDTFVPDATESIEAEIGDANAVIALSGGVDSSVAAALAYEAVGDQLTPVYVDTGLMRKGETAQISETFSFMDSLRIIDAKDRFLEALAGVTDPEEKRKIIGEQFIREFEREARDADADYLVQGTIYPDRIESEGGIKSHHNVGGLPEVVDFEGIVEPVRDLYKDEVREVARHLGLDELVAERMPFPGPGLAVRVIGEVTEEKLEVARDACHVVEEELEEYEPWQALAAVIGKATGVKGDNRVHGWVVSVRSVDSRDGMTARAQEIDWETLQRIQSRITGQNENVARVVYDVTHKPPATIEYE; encoded by the coding sequence ATGGTAGACACAGACACCTTCGTCCCAGACGCGACCGAATCGATAGAAGCCGAAATCGGCGACGCCAACGCCGTCATCGCCCTTTCGGGCGGTGTCGACTCCTCGGTCGCCGCAGCGCTGGCCTACGAGGCTGTCGGCGACCAGTTGACGCCGGTGTACGTCGACACCGGCCTGATGCGCAAAGGCGAAACCGCCCAGATCAGCGAGACCTTCTCGTTCATGGATAGTCTCCGTATTATCGACGCCAAAGACCGGTTCCTCGAGGCGCTCGCGGGCGTCACCGACCCCGAAGAGAAACGGAAGATCATCGGCGAGCAGTTCATCCGGGAGTTCGAGCGCGAGGCCCGTGACGCCGACGCCGACTACCTCGTTCAGGGGACGATTTACCCGGACCGAATCGAGTCCGAAGGCGGCATCAAATCCCACCACAACGTGGGCGGCCTCCCGGAGGTCGTCGACTTCGAGGGTATCGTCGAACCCGTTCGTGACCTCTACAAAGACGAAGTTCGCGAAGTCGCCAGACACCTCGGCCTCGACGAACTCGTCGCCGAGCGGATGCCCTTCCCCGGCCCCGGCCTCGCCGTGCGCGTCATCGGCGAAGTCACCGAGGAGAAACTCGAGGTCGCCCGCGACGCCTGCCACGTCGTCGAGGAGGAACTCGAGGAGTACGAGCCCTGGCAGGCCCTCGCCGCCGTCATCGGCAAGGCGACGGGCGTCAAAGGCGACAACCGCGTCCACGGCTGGGTCGTCTCCGTTCGCTCGGTCGACTCCCGCGACGGCATGACCGCTCGCGCTCAGGAAATCGACTGGGAAACCCTCCAGCGCATTCAGTCTCGAATCACCGGCCAGAACGAGAACGTCGCCCGCGTCGTCTACGACGTGACCCACAAGCCGCCGGCAACGATCGAATACGAGTAA
- a CDS encoding DUF5828 family protein: MEESISGFKVRGDWGDVVEHGERITQALRDAGVDDPDIDLGARFARAFEEWEEWRPKAHERLESDISEKTADQASVEEGEGEKAGKGPDEDIKTAGEKLSESYEALENEDSDEVVDNWKESVDYVARAADTAGRKALRRVEDTVYQKVMTQLAPYYFDNELVSANIQQTGRGNGVSFIFEVNVNDDVLKEDVSESLAAYEDEIDRWHVEVEKDTETAEAIEGVEAPPEPRDADGSRSTTN, encoded by the coding sequence ATGGAAGAGAGTATTTCGGGGTTCAAAGTTCGCGGTGACTGGGGCGACGTCGTCGAACACGGCGAACGCATCACCCAGGCGCTTCGTGATGCCGGTGTCGACGACCCCGATATCGACCTTGGTGCGCGCTTTGCACGCGCGTTCGAGGAGTGGGAAGAGTGGCGACCGAAAGCTCACGAACGCCTCGAGAGCGACATCAGCGAGAAAACCGCCGACCAGGCGAGCGTCGAGGAGGGCGAGGGTGAAAAAGCAGGAAAAGGACCAGACGAGGATATCAAAACCGCCGGCGAAAAGCTATCAGAATCGTACGAGGCACTCGAGAACGAAGACAGCGACGAGGTCGTCGACAACTGGAAAGAGTCGGTCGACTACGTGGCTCGAGCGGCCGATACGGCAGGCCGAAAGGCCTTGCGCCGCGTCGAGGACACGGTTTACCAGAAGGTGATGACCCAGCTCGCTCCCTACTACTTCGATAACGAACTCGTCAGCGCGAACATCCAGCAGACGGGTCGCGGAAACGGCGTCTCCTTTATTTTCGAGGTGAACGTGAACGACGACGTCCTCAAAGAGGACGTTTCGGAGTCACTGGCAGCCTACGAGGACGAAATCGACCGCTGGCACGTCGAAGTGGAGAAGGATACCGAGACCGCTGAAGCCATCGAAGGCGTCGAAGCGCCACCGGAGCCTCGAGACGCCGATGGGTCGCGGTCGACGACGAACTGA
- the upp gene encoding uracil phosphoribosyltransferase codes for MPIEDRGDAYLVTHALAKDTLSRLRDVETEQVSFRKGLVKLGRICGYEIIDGRMETQYVEIETPLETTMGERVKGLDDVVIINVLRAATPFVEGLLKAFPRARQGVISASRDEEAGRDETGTFPITVDYVKLPEITEDDTVIVADPMLATGSTMNAVLEHVIENSVDPEHLIVLSAVSAPEGLLRVDEAFPEIDLLTVAIDDRLDDDGFIVPGLGDAGDRAFRTT; via the coding sequence ATGCCGATCGAAGATCGGGGCGACGCCTACCTCGTCACCCACGCACTGGCGAAAGATACGCTCTCACGGCTTCGGGACGTCGAAACAGAACAGGTGAGTTTCCGGAAGGGACTCGTCAAACTCGGCCGTATCTGTGGCTACGAGATCATCGACGGCCGCATGGAAACCCAGTACGTCGAAATCGAAACGCCACTCGAGACGACGATGGGCGAGCGAGTCAAAGGATTAGACGACGTCGTCATCATCAACGTGTTGCGAGCGGCGACGCCGTTCGTCGAAGGATTGCTCAAAGCCTTCCCGCGGGCCAGACAGGGCGTCATCAGCGCCAGTCGAGACGAGGAGGCGGGGCGGGATGAAACGGGGACGTTTCCGATCACGGTCGATTACGTCAAACTACCAGAGATCACCGAAGACGACACGGTGATCGTCGCGGACCCGATGTTGGCGACGGGCAGTACGATGAACGCCGTCCTCGAGCACGTCATCGAGAACTCCGTCGACCCCGAACATCTGATCGTCCTTTCTGCGGTCTCGGCTCCGGAAGGACTGCTGCGCGTCGACGAGGCGTTCCCAGAAATCGATCTCCTGACCGTCGCTATCGACGACCGTCTCGACGACGACGGGTTCATCGTCCCTGGCCTCGGCGACGCCGGCGACCGTGCGTTCCGAACGACCTGA
- the npdG gene encoding NADPH-dependent F420 reductase, with translation MRIALLGGTGDIGEGLALRWAHDTDHEVLIGSRDPEKARDSANEYLENIEGRGVEANIKGFDNEMAADRADIAVLAVPPYHVGDTVETVADKLDSDTVLVSPAVGMKGDEDGLHYHPPGTGSVTALVAQKAPEGIPVVGAFHNLAAAKLANLDAELDVDTLLVSDADDAKNTVHQVAEEIDGLRALDAGPIANAAEVESVTPLVINIARYNDDMHDVGVRFH, from the coding sequence ATGCGAATCGCATTACTCGGCGGCACCGGTGACATCGGCGAAGGATTGGCCCTGCGCTGGGCCCACGACACCGACCACGAGGTGTTGATCGGTTCTCGAGACCCCGAAAAAGCGAGAGATTCGGCGAACGAGTATCTCGAGAACATCGAGGGCCGTGGTGTCGAAGCGAACATCAAAGGCTTCGATAACGAGATGGCGGCCGACCGCGCTGATATCGCCGTTCTGGCGGTTCCGCCCTATCACGTGGGCGACACCGTCGAGACGGTCGCCGACAAACTCGACAGCGATACGGTCCTCGTGAGCCCCGCCGTTGGCATGAAAGGCGACGAAGACGGCCTGCACTATCACCCACCAGGCACCGGCAGCGTCACGGCCCTTGTCGCGCAGAAAGCTCCCGAAGGGATACCAGTCGTCGGTGCCTTCCACAACCTCGCGGCGGCAAAACTCGCGAATCTGGATGCTGAGCTGGACGTCGACACGCTGCTCGTAAGCGATGCCGACGATGCCAAAAATACCGTTCATCAGGTCGCTGAGGAGATCGACGGCCTCCGCGCACTCGATGCCGGCCCCATCGCGAACGCTGCGGAAGTCGAGAGCGTGACGCCACTGGTCATCAACATCGCCCGCTACAACGACGACATGCACGACGTCGGTGTTCGGTTCCACTGA
- a CDS encoding DUF7126 family protein — protein MYAIIAGPDEDDLAGALETHDVRVERLNGTDPISRPLLEEAGIVDADLYVLTDVSESTTIPIVRDLTDEIRTVVYDRNTIPEFIRGQLDLALDPELITVEMLAEELTANGAE, from the coding sequence ATGTACGCAATCATCGCCGGCCCCGACGAGGACGATCTCGCAGGGGCACTCGAAACGCACGACGTTCGCGTCGAACGACTCAACGGTACCGACCCGATCTCGAGACCGCTCCTCGAGGAAGCCGGTATCGTCGATGCAGACCTCTATGTGCTGACCGACGTGAGCGAGTCCACGACGATTCCGATCGTCCGTGATCTCACCGATGAGATTCGAACCGTCGTCTACGACCGCAACACGATTCCGGAGTTCATCCGTGGCCAACTCGACCTCGCACTCGACCCCGAGTTGATCACGGTCGAAATGCTTGCCGAGGAGTTGACTGCCAACGGAGCCGAATAG
- a CDS encoding hemolysin family protein: MVSLLLEMIALAYEVPLVGLEIDERTVTILGGAAVLVLIALSGFFSSSEIAMFSLPKHRVEGMVEDEVPGAERVKALKDDPHRLLVTILVGNNIVNIAMSSIATAVISIHLGGLYGVIFATFGITAIVLLFGESAPKSYAVENTETWSVRIAKPLKATEYMLYPLVVLFDYLTRMVNRVTGSSGAIETPYVTRDEIQEMIESGEREGVLEEEEHEMLTRIFRFNNTIVKEVMTPRLDMTAVPRDAGIDEAIETSIQSGHARLPIYEGSLDNVQGVVHIRDLVRDLNYGESADITIDDVIRPTLHVPESKNVDELLREMRENRMHMAIVIDEFGTTEGLVTMEDLVEEIVGEILEGGEEEPIEHLDENTVVVRGEVNIEDVNEALDIELPEGEEFETIAGFIFNRAGRLVEEGEEMHYDEDAVDITVEEVENTRIMKARLEKRPIEEEDGEAEADGAEAEAVDDA; the protein is encoded by the coding sequence ATGGTGAGTTTGCTGCTGGAGATGATCGCGCTCGCGTACGAAGTGCCGCTCGTGGGCCTCGAAATAGACGAACGAACGGTAACGATTCTGGGCGGAGCCGCCGTTCTCGTGCTGATCGCGCTTTCGGGTTTCTTTTCGTCCTCCGAGATCGCGATGTTCTCGCTCCCGAAACACCGCGTCGAAGGGATGGTCGAAGACGAAGTGCCCGGCGCGGAGCGAGTGAAGGCACTCAAAGACGACCCACACCGGCTACTCGTGACGATTCTCGTCGGCAACAACATCGTCAACATCGCCATGTCCTCGATCGCCACCGCCGTCATCTCCATCCATCTGGGCGGCCTCTACGGTGTGATATTCGCGACCTTCGGAATCACCGCTATCGTGTTGTTGTTCGGTGAGAGCGCCCCGAAATCCTACGCCGTCGAAAACACCGAAACCTGGTCGGTTCGCATCGCCAAACCGCTGAAGGCAACGGAGTACATGCTGTATCCACTGGTCGTCCTCTTCGATTACCTGACTCGTATGGTCAACCGAGTTACCGGCTCCTCCGGGGCTATCGAGACACCGTACGTGACTCGAGACGAGATTCAGGAGATGATCGAATCCGGCGAGCGTGAAGGCGTGCTGGAGGAAGAAGAACACGAGATGCTCACCCGTATTTTCCGGTTCAACAACACCATCGTCAAGGAGGTGATGACGCCGCGACTGGACATGACGGCCGTGCCTCGAGATGCCGGCATCGACGAAGCCATCGAAACGAGCATCCAGAGCGGACACGCTCGACTGCCGATTTACGAGGGCAGTCTGGACAACGTTCAGGGTGTCGTTCACATCCGCGACCTCGTTCGCGATCTCAACTACGGCGAATCGGCCGATATCACCATCGACGACGTGATTCGCCCGACACTACACGTCCCCGAGTCCAAAAACGTCGACGAACTGTTGCGCGAGATGCGCGAAAATCGGATGCACATGGCTATCGTCATCGACGAGTTCGGCACCACCGAGGGCCTGGTGACGATGGAAGACCTGGTCGAAGAAATCGTCGGAGAAATCCTCGAGGGCGGGGAGGAGGAACCGATCGAACACCTCGATGAAAACACTGTCGTCGTTCGCGGCGAGGTCAACATCGAAGACGTCAACGAAGCACTCGACATCGAACTTCCGGAGGGCGAAGAGTTCGAGACCATCGCCGGCTTCATCTTCAACCGCGCCGGCAGACTCGTCGAAGAAGGCGAAGAGATGCACTACGACGAAGACGCCGTCGACATCACGGTCGAAGAAGTCGAGAACACCCGCATTATGAAAGCTCGCCTCGAGAAACGGCCGATAGAAGAGGAAGACGGCGAAGCGGAGGCAGACGGTGCGGAAGCCGAAGCCGTCGACGACGCCTAG
- a CDS encoding DUF4382 domain-containing protein encodes MTPTDRTDTQTREQPDKLKRRTFIGTSSGVGAALLAGCTGASDPNGGDTGSESPDSEPTTDDDSSDESGSVGNFRLLISDLPADIGDFDSLEVTFDRARIFGAGEVDDGESADDTGSASATEADDASGSPDGDEGDDAEGDDTDDEDGNDTVADDPGADDNVDDDTTDEGDGDDRNGRGFFELDLDGATVDLTQVVGGKAMEVFDGELEPGQYNKIELYAADIEGIVDGELAEVKIPSEKLQIVKPFEVTADEAVTFVFDINVVKKGHGGYNLLPVIAKSGIVGEDVEVEEVDPGDEEEAGDDDTVHEDDTPNEAAGDDEAPEAPGEGESDDTGDTDD; translated from the coding sequence ATGACCCCGACAGATCGAACGGACACACAGACTCGAGAGCAACCGGATAAACTGAAGCGGCGGACGTTTATCGGGACGAGTAGCGGCGTCGGTGCAGCGCTGCTCGCTGGCTGTACCGGAGCAAGCGATCCGAACGGGGGCGATACCGGCTCGGAATCTCCTGATAGCGAACCGACCACGGACGACGACTCGAGCGACGAGAGCGGATCGGTCGGGAACTTCAGATTGCTCATCAGCGACCTGCCCGCCGACATCGGTGATTTTGACTCACTCGAGGTCACGTTCGACCGAGCCCGAATTTTCGGGGCTGGTGAGGTCGACGACGGCGAATCAGCGGACGATACCGGTTCGGCCAGTGCCACCGAAGCTGACGACGCGAGTGGCTCCCCTGACGGTGACGAGGGTGATGATGCCGAAGGTGACGATACCGACGATGAAGACGGGAACGATACTGTTGCTGACGACCCGGGGGCAGACGATAATGTTGACGACGACACGACCGATGAAGGTGACGGGGACGACCGGAACGGACGCGGGTTTTTCGAACTCGATCTCGATGGAGCGACCGTCGATCTCACACAGGTCGTCGGCGGCAAGGCGATGGAAGTTTTCGACGGCGAACTCGAGCCGGGCCAGTACAACAAAATCGAACTGTATGCTGCCGATATCGAGGGTATCGTCGACGGCGAACTCGCCGAGGTAAAGATCCCGAGCGAGAAGCTCCAGATCGTCAAACCGTTCGAAGTGACCGCAGATGAAGCGGTCACCTTCGTCTTCGATATCAACGTCGTCAAGAAGGGGCACGGCGGTTACAACCTGCTACCGGTCATCGCGAAAAGCGGTATCGTCGGCGAGGACGTCGAGGTCGAGGAGGTCGACCCAGGAGACGAGGAGGAGGCTGGAGATGATGATACCGTTCATGAAGACGACACGCCCAACGAAGCCGCAGGGGACGATGAAGCGCCCGAGGCACCCGGGGAAGGTGAGTCGGACGACACAGGCGACACGGACGATTAA
- a CDS encoding glycerophosphodiester phosphodiesterase yields the protein MNDPAIIAHRGFAGVAPENTLGAMEAAAALEETGMLELDVQPAADGTPVVFHDDRLEGRRDGRPMTDETGLIWETPLESIQSAQVLGTDQTVPTLEAVLAAVPASVGVNVELKNPGTSTLFPGQSIDDETLTQQRSKWDPFVERVLEDCDEFDGEVLFSSFCEAAIASLHRKAPHYAVGTLVWDDLEAGLEIARRYDCAAIHPPRNAILGVDMVTTAYAGLDGSEPAIDILEIAHEEGRTVNVWTVETWCQFEALRAAGVDGIIAEYPGLGSWASSSYSRVRP from the coding sequence ATGAACGATCCAGCGATCATCGCCCACCGTGGCTTCGCGGGTGTTGCCCCCGAAAACACACTCGGGGCGATGGAAGCCGCTGCCGCCCTCGAGGAGACAGGCATGCTCGAACTCGACGTCCAGCCAGCAGCCGACGGGACGCCAGTCGTCTTTCACGACGACCGACTCGAAGGACGACGTGATGGGCGACCGATGACCGACGAGACAGGCCTCATCTGGGAGACGCCACTCGAGTCGATACAGTCAGCGCAGGTACTTGGGACCGATCAGACGGTGCCGACGCTCGAGGCCGTGCTGGCCGCGGTACCCGCGAGTGTCGGAGTTAACGTCGAATTAAAGAACCCGGGGACGTCGACACTCTTCCCAGGCCAGTCGATCGATGACGAGACGCTGACCCAGCAACGCTCGAAGTGGGATCCATTCGTCGAGCGTGTCCTCGAAGACTGTGACGAATTCGACGGCGAAGTGCTCTTTTCGTCGTTCTGTGAAGCGGCAATCGCCTCGCTTCACCGGAAAGCACCCCACTATGCCGTCGGGACGCTGGTGTGGGACGACCTCGAGGCGGGCCTCGAGATTGCCCGCCGATACGACTGTGCGGCGATTCATCCCCCACGAAATGCCATCCTCGGTGTCGACATGGTAACAACAGCTTACGCCGGGCTCGACGGATCTGAGCCAGCTATCGACATCCTCGAAATTGCCCACGAAGAGGGGCGAACGGTCAACGTCTGGACGGTCGAAACCTGGTGCCAGTTTGAAGCCCTTCGAGCCGCCGGAGTCGACGGTATTATCGCGGAGTATCCCGGCCTCGGTTCGTGGGCCTCGAGCAGTTATTCACGTGTACGTCCCTGA
- a CDS encoding thioredoxin family protein, with protein MTVTLKDFYADWCGPCKTQDPILEELEEDWDGRFEVEKVNVDEEQDVANEYQVRSLPTLIIENEDGVVERFVGVTQREDIEDALESAGA; from the coding sequence ATGACTGTTACGCTAAAAGACTTCTACGCGGACTGGTGTGGCCCCTGTAAAACGCAGGATCCTATCCTCGAGGAACTCGAGGAGGACTGGGACGGACGTTTCGAGGTCGAGAAAGTCAACGTGGACGAAGAACAGGACGTCGCAAACGAGTACCAGGTACGCTCGCTACCGACGCTCATCATCGAAAACGAAGACGGCGTCGTCGAACGGTTTGTCGGCGTCACCCAGCGCGAAGACATCGAAGACGCACTCGAGAGCGCTGGCGCGTAA
- a CDS encoding FAD-dependent oxidoreductase gives MTTVTIVGGGPAGLSAALFTAKNGLETTVYDTDGTWMHKAHLFNYPGIGSVDGSVFMENLRDQVDSFDVDRKQDVEVTDVTQTDDGFTLETGDGAATADYVVLATGANRDLAESLGCAFTDDGVVDVGVTMETSVENAYATGAMGRIEEWQAVISAGDGAAAALNILSKEKGEHYHDFDVPADADQVFGGLVDE, from the coding sequence ATGACGACTGTTACAATCGTCGGCGGCGGCCCCGCCGGATTGAGCGCTGCACTGTTCACCGCGAAAAACGGCCTCGAGACCACAGTCTACGACACGGACGGAACGTGGATGCACAAGGCTCACCTGTTCAACTATCCGGGGATTGGATCGGTCGATGGCTCGGTGTTCATGGAGAACCTTCGCGACCAGGTTGATAGTTTCGACGTCGACCGGAAACAGGACGTCGAAGTAACCGACGTCACACAAACCGACGACGGATTCACCCTCGAGACCGGCGACGGAGCGGCGACAGCTGATTACGTGGTCTTAGCGACTGGAGCAAACCGAGACCTCGCCGAATCGCTCGGCTGTGCGTTCACTGACGACGGCGTCGTCGATGTCGGCGTGACGATGGAGACGTCGGTCGAGAACGCCTATGCGACGGGTGCGATGGGACGAATCGAGGAGTGGCAGGCCGTCATCTCGGCCGGAGACGGTGCCGCAGCTGCGCTCAACATACTCTCGAAGGAGAAAGGCGAGCACTACCACGACTTCGACGTCCCTGCTGACGCCGATCAGGTGTTCGGTGGTCTCGTCGACGAGTAG
- the pyrG gene encoding glutamine hydrolyzing CTP synthase, with product MPTEPDTQYDSSLGSKFIFVTGGVMSGLGKGITAASTGRLLKNAGFDVTAVKIDPYLNVDAGTMNPYQHGEVYVLKDGGEVDLDLGNYERFLGIDMHSDHNITTGKTYQHVIENERAGEYLGKTVQIIPHITDDIKRRIREAAEGTDVCLVEVGGTVGDIEGMPYLEALRQFAHEEPEENVLFVHVTLVPYSKNGEQKTKPTQHSVKEVRSIGLQPDVIVGRSDEKLDPETKEKIALFCDIDTDAVFSNPDVEDVYHVPLVVEEEGLDEYVLEHFEMAKDALPASERTREWRDVVTTEKTDDATIALVGKYDLEDAYMSIHESLKHAGFELGADVDVEWVFADDLADGHDGQLEGVDGIIVPGGFGMRGTEGKIEAVRYARENDVPFLGLCLGFQMAVIEYARNVLGLEGAHSAEMDEETPHPVIDILPEQYEVENMGGTMRLGEHTTVIEPETLAYDLYEDTSCQERHRHRYEVNPEYFDQFENEQLRFSGTAGNRMEILELEDHPYFLGTQYHPEYSSRPGEPSPPFVGLLGAALERTADTDGETDEHEVTH from the coding sequence ATGCCGACGGAACCGGACACCCAGTATGACTCCTCGTTGGGGAGCAAGTTTATTTTCGTCACCGGCGGGGTGATGTCGGGCCTCGGAAAGGGAATCACGGCCGCGAGCACGGGCCGTCTCCTGAAAAACGCAGGCTTCGACGTCACCGCGGTGAAGATCGATCCGTATCTGAACGTGGATGCAGGGACGATGAATCCCTACCAGCACGGCGAAGTGTACGTCCTCAAAGACGGCGGCGAGGTCGACCTCGACCTCGGGAACTACGAACGGTTCTTGGGGATCGACATGCACTCCGATCACAACATCACGACGGGCAAAACCTACCAGCACGTCATCGAGAACGAACGCGCGGGCGAGTACCTGGGGAAGACCGTTCAGATTATCCCCCACATCACCGACGACATCAAACGCCGCATTCGAGAGGCTGCCGAAGGGACCGACGTCTGTCTCGTCGAAGTCGGCGGTACCGTCGGTGACATCGAGGGGATGCCTTACCTCGAGGCCCTGCGCCAGTTCGCCCACGAGGAACCAGAAGAGAACGTGCTGTTCGTGCACGTGACTCTCGTCCCGTACTCGAAAAACGGCGAGCAAAAGACCAAGCCGACCCAGCACAGCGTCAAGGAGGTTCGTTCGATCGGACTGCAACCTGACGTGATCGTCGGCCGCTCGGACGAGAAACTCGATCCCGAAACCAAAGAGAAAATCGCGCTGTTCTGTGACATCGATACCGACGCCGTGTTCTCGAACCCCGACGTCGAGGACGTCTATCACGTCCCGCTCGTCGTCGAAGAGGAAGGCCTCGACGAGTACGTCCTCGAGCACTTCGAGATGGCCAAGGATGCACTCCCGGCCAGCGAGCGAACGCGCGAGTGGCGTGACGTCGTGACGACCGAGAAGACCGACGACGCCACCATCGCTCTGGTCGGCAAGTACGACCTCGAGGACGCCTACATGTCCATCCACGAGTCGCTGAAACACGCGGGGTTCGAACTCGGTGCCGACGTCGACGTCGAGTGGGTGTTCGCCGACGACCTCGCCGACGGCCACGACGGACAACTCGAGGGCGTCGACGGGATTATCGTCCCTGGCGGGTTCGGCATGCGCGGCACCGAAGGGAAAATCGAGGCCGTGCGCTACGCCCGCGAGAACGACGTGCCGTTCCTCGGACTCTGTCTCGGCTTCCAGATGGCCGTCATCGAGTACGCGCGAAACGTGCTGGGCCTCGAGGGGGCACACTCCGCGGAGATGGACGAGGAGACGCCCCATCCCGTCATCGACATCCTTCCCGAACAGTACGAAGTCGAGAACATGGGCGGTACGATGCGTCTCGGCGAGCACACGACGGTCATCGAACCCGAAACCCTGGCGTACGACCTGTACGAGGATACGTCCTGCCAGGAACGCCACCGGCACCGCTACGAGGTCAATCCCGAGTACTTCGACCAGTTCGAAAACGAGCAGCTACGGTTTTCGGGCACTGCGGGTAACCGGATGGAGATCCTGGAACTCGAGGACCACCCGTACTTCCTCGGGACCCAGTATCACCCCGAGTACAGCTCCCGGCCAGGCGAGCCGAGCCCACCGTTCGTGGGCCTCCTCGGAGCGGCACTCGAACGGACAGCAGACACCGACGGCGAAACCGACGAACACGAGGTAACCCACTGA
- a CDS encoding inorganic phosphate transporter, whose translation MVEIATLLTFAIAALASLFMAWAIGAGSSGSTPFAPAVGANAISVMRAGFLVGLLGFAGAVLQGANVSEAVGTELIDNVVLSPAAATIALTIAAILVAIGVFAGYPIATAFTVTGSVIGVGLAMNGDPAWLKYREIATLWILTPFVGGGLAYAIARTLRDEPLSERSLIAVLAGVIGALLAHIEFALLGSGDEGASISQATSELLPFSRLVGIALVTAVLALAWALVFWFDTRESIERGERHFLLVLGGLVAFSAGGSQVGLAIGPLIPLSGDLGLPLLALLVGGGFGLLVGSWTGAPRMIKAIAQDYSSLGPRRSIAALIPSFAIAQAAVLYGIPVSFNEIIVSSIIGSGYAASTGGGVSARKMGYTVLAWVLSLVGSVILSFVGYSALAWLLF comes from the coding sequence ATGGTCGAGATCGCGACGCTGCTGACGTTTGCGATAGCCGCGCTCGCGAGTCTGTTTATGGCGTGGGCGATCGGTGCTGGCTCGAGCGGGTCGACGCCGTTTGCTCCGGCGGTCGGCGCGAACGCGATCTCGGTAATGCGGGCGGGATTTCTGGTCGGGCTACTCGGGTTTGCCGGTGCCGTTTTACAGGGCGCGAACGTCTCCGAAGCCGTCGGAACGGAACTGATCGACAACGTCGTTCTGTCGCCGGCGGCGGCCACGATTGCGCTCACAATCGCCGCCATCCTCGTCGCTATCGGCGTCTTTGCGGGCTATCCCATAGCGACGGCGTTCACCGTCACCGGCTCGGTTATTGGGGTTGGACTGGCGATGAACGGTGATCCCGCATGGCTCAAATACCGCGAAATTGCCACGCTCTGGATTCTGACACCGTTCGTGGGCGGCGGCCTGGCGTACGCCATCGCCCGCACCCTTCGCGATGAACCGTTGTCCGAACGTTCGCTCATCGCGGTACTGGCAGGGGTGATCGGTGCACTCCTCGCACATATCGAGTTTGCCCTGCTCGGCAGCGGCGACGAGGGGGCCTCGATCTCCCAGGCAACGAGCGAACTGCTCCCGTTCTCGAGGCTCGTCGGTATCGCACTCGTTACCGCAGTCCTCGCGCTCGCGTGGGCACTGGTGTTCTGGTTCGATACGCGCGAAAGCATCGAACGCGGGGAACGTCACTTCCTGCTCGTCCTCGGTGGACTGGTCGCCTTCTCGGCCGGTGGGAGTCAGGTCGGCCTCGCGATCGGCCCGTTGATTCCGCTTTCCGGTGATCTCGGCCTCCCACTGCTCGCGTTGCTCGTCGGCGGCGGTTTCGGACTCCTCGTCGGTTCGTGGACCGGCGCACCGCGGATGATCAAAGCGATCGCCCAGGATTACTCCTCGCTCGGACCGCGTCGCTCGATTGCGGCGTTGATTCCGTCCTTTGCAATCGCACAGGCGGCCGTCCTCTACGGAATTCCAGTCTCGTTCAACGAGATCATCGTCAGTTCGATCATCGGCAGCGGCTACGCCGCCTCGACCGGCGGCGGCGTCAGTGCACGCAAAATGGGGTACACCGTGCTGGCGTGGGTTCTCTCGCTCGTCGGCTCGGTTATCCTCTCGTTCGTCGGTTATTCCGCGCTCGCGTGGCTCCTTTTCTGA